A genomic region of Pararge aegeria chromosome 11, ilParAegt1.1, whole genome shotgun sequence contains the following coding sequences:
- the LOC120627260 gene encoding xanthine dehydrogenase, producing MGILNADEEASEVNTELVFYVNGKKVIETKPDPEWTLLWYLRKKLRLTGTKLGCAEGGCGACTVMISKYNRKEKKIVHLAVNACLAPVCAMHGLAVTTIEGIGSTKTKLHPVQERLAKAHGSQCGFCTPGIVMSMYTLLRSCKKVNFSDMEVAFQGNLCRCTGYRAIIEGYKTFIEDWETNRIVNDKSNGSSGGACGMGKDCCKNSTDNSETEFIFDKSSFLPYDSSQEPIFPPELKLSPIYDDQYLIYQGAKTAWYRPTTLESMLKLKNQYPEAKIVVGNTEVGVEVKFKHCVYPVIIMPNLVPEMNSVLETDTGLVVGAAVTLMEIENVFRKNIELLPKYKTRTLTTIIDMLNWFAGKQIRNVAAIGGNIMTGSPISDLNPILMALKVKLNLLSDKEGHRTVLMDETFFTGYRKNVVRPDEILLSIEIPYSSRYQYVKALKQAKRREDDISIVTAAVNVEFENDTNVINQITIAFGGMAPVTKIATKTSQSLKGLKWNEVMLDKAYTYMLDEMPLNPSVPGGNVLFRQALTMSLFLKAYLAIAKEMSQDYIHEDLIKPYHSSGAEQFHGSVPKSSQYFELVGDKQIKSDAVGRPVPHMSAIKQVTGEAIYCDDIPTAEGELYLAFVLSTKAHAKLVSVNAEEALKQPGVVAFFSAKDLTEEQNAIGPIFHDEELFASTKVVSQGQTIGVIIAQDQQTAQSAARNVKVEYVELEPTIITIEDAIKNESFYKQFPKSIKRGNVERMFNDLNNIIIEGECRMGGQEHFYLETHAAFAIPKKEDDELEIFCSSQHPSEIVKLTSHILHVPMNRIVARVKRLGGGFGGKESRGMLVALPVALAAHKLQRPVRCMLDRDEDMQMSGTRHPFLLKYKAAVTKEGKIMAAQVNIYNNGGYSIDLSGPVVERAMFHYENAYYIPNCEVTGYVCKTNLPSNTAFRGFGGPQGMFGAENMIEEIAYKLKKSPEEIRRINLYHENSVTHYGQVLEHCTLQRCWDECVEKSDLVQRRINIENYNKQHRWRKRGISIIPTKFGIAFTEKLLNQAGALVLIYTDGSVLLSHGGTEMGQGLHTKMIQVASRVLGIDTSKIHISETSTDKVPNTSATAASAGSDLNGMAVLEACETLVKRLQPYKDKNPNGKWEDWVSAAFVDRVSLSATGFHATPDIGFDFNKNSGKPFNYFTFGVACTEVEIDCLSGDHQVLRSDIVMDLGESINPAIDIGQIEGAFIQGYGLFTMEELIYSPTGTLYSRGPGAYKIPGFGDIPLEFNVSLLKGAPNPRAVFSSKAVGEPPLFLASSAFFAIKDAIRAARADAGVSLDFCLESPATSARIRMACEDHITQKIPVPQPGSYVPWNVVP from the exons ATGGGAATCTTAAACGCTGATGAAGAAGCTAGTGAAGTGAATACGGAAttagttttttatgttaatgGTAAAAAG GTGATAGAAACAAAACCGGATCCAGAATGGACACTATTGTGGTATTTACGGAAAAAGTTACGCCTTACTGGGACCAAATTGGGGTGTGCGGAAGGAGGGTGTGGGGCCTGCACCGTTATGATCTCCAAGTATAAtcgtaaagagaaaaaaatagt TCACCTTGCGGTCAATGCTTGTCTAGCTCCAGTATGCGCAATGCACGGATTAGCTGTCACTACCATAGAAGGCATAGGTTCCACTAAAACAAAGCTCCATCCGGTTCAGGAACGACTTGCCAAAGCCCACGGTTCTCAATGTGGATTCTGCACTCCAGGCATAGTTATGTCCATGTATACTTTGCTGAGAAGTTGTAAAAAAGTTAACTTCTCAGATATGGAAGTAGCCTTCCAAGGAAATTTATGTAGATGTACAGGTTACAGGGCTATTATCGAAGGTTACAAAACCTTTATCGAAGATTGGGAAACGAATCGAATTGTAAACGATAAGTCAAATGGTTCTAGTGGAGGCGCGTGCGGTATGGGAAAAGATTGTTGCAAAAACAGTACTGATAATAGCGAAAcagaatttatttttgataaatcttCATTTTTACCTTACGACTCAAGTCAAGAACCTATATTCCCCCCTGAATTAAAGCTTTCGCCCATTTACGATGACCAATATCTCATATATCAAGGTGCAAAAACAGCATGGTATAGACCGACAACACTCGAGTCGATGTTAAAGCTAAAGAACCAATATCCAGAGGCAAAAATAGTTGTAGGAAACACAGAAGTAGGAGTGgaagtaaaatttaaacattgcGTGTATCCAGTAATCATAATGCCAAATTTAGTTCCAGAAATGAATTCAGTGTTAGAAACGGATACAGGATTAGTAGTAGGAGCTGCTGTCACACTTATGGAAATAGAAAATGTTTTCAGAAAAAATATAGAACTATTACCCAAATATAAAACGAGGACACTAACAACAATAATAGACATGTTAAATTGGTTTGCTGGTAAGCAAATAAGAAATGTTGCTGCTATCGGTGGGAATATAATGACTGGCAGTCCTATATCAGATTTAAATCCAATATTAATGGCTTTAAAAGTAAAGCTCAACCTCCTAAGTGACAAGGAAGGTCATCGTACTGTTTTAATGGATGAAACCTTTTTCACCGGCTATAGAAAAAATGTTGTAAGACCGGATGAAATTTTACTTTCTATAGAAATTCCTTATTCGAGTAGATACCAGTACGTGAAGGCATTAAAACAGGCTAAGAGACGTGAGGACGACATATCAATTGTTACAGCTGCGGTTAACGTTGAATTTGAAAACGATACCAATGTAATAAACCAAATCACTATTGCTTTTGGCGGGATGGCACCGGTAACGAAGATAGCTACAAAAACCAGTCAATCACTCAAAGGATTAAAATGGAATGAAGTAATGTTGGATAAAGCTTACACATATATGTTGGATGAAATGCCATTAAATCCGTCGGTACCTGGCGGGAACGTACTATTTAGACAAGCATTAACTATGAGTTTATTTCTGAAAGCTTATTTAGCCATAGCGAAAGAAATGTCACAAGATTACATTCATGAAGATCTTATTAAACCATATCACAGCAGTGGTGCAGAACAGTTCCACGGCAGTGTACCTAAAAGTTCTCAGTACTTTGAACTAGTTGGTGATAAGCAAATAAAAAGTGATGCCGTCGGAAGGCCTGTTCCACACATGTCGGCGATAAAACAAGTAACTGGGGAAGCAATTTACTGTGATGATATACCAACTGCTGAGGGTGAACTATATTTAGCATTTGTTCTAAGTACTAAGGCACATGCAAAACTAGTATCTGTAAATGCAGAAGAAGCATTAAAACAACCGGGTGTAGTGGCTTTTTTTTCGGCCAAAGACTTGACAGAAGAACAAAATGCTATAGGGCCTATATTTCACGACGAAGAATTATTTGCAAGTACAAAAGTTGTAAGTCAGGGACAAACAATTGGGGTTATAATAGCTCAAGATCAGCAAACAGCTCAAAGCGCTGCTAGGAATGTTAAAGTAGAATATGTTGAATTAGAAccaacaataataacaatagaaGACGCTATTAAAAATGAATCATTTTACAAACAATTTCCTAAATCAATAAAAAGAGGGAATGTAGAACGCATGTTTAAcgatttaaataacataataatagaaGGAGAATGTCGAATGGGTGGGCAGGAGCACTTTTATTTAGAAACGCACGCAGCGTTTGCCATTCCGAAGAAGGAAGACGATGAGTTAGAGATATTCTGTTCTAGCCAACACCCATCGGAAATTGTG AAACTAACTAGCCACATACTTCATGTACCGATGAATAGAATAGTAGCTCGCGTCAAGCGTTTGGGGGGAGGATTTGGGGGAAAGGAGTCTAGAGGTATGTTAGTCGCCTTACCGGTAGCGTTAGCTGCACATAAACTTCAAAGACCTGTACGTTGCATGCTCGATCGTGATGAAGACATGCAAATGTCGGGAACTAGACATCCTTTTCTACTAAAGTACAAAGCAGCGGTCACCAAAGAAGGAAAAATAATGGCGGCGcaagttaatatttataataatggagGATACTCAATCGATCTTTCGGGACCT gtagtggaaagagcaatgtttcATTACGAAAATGCTTATTATATTCCTAATTGTGAAGTTACTGGATATGTCTGTAAAACAAATCTGCCTAGCAATACAGCTTTTCGCGGATTTGGTGGCCCACAAGGTATGTTTGGAGCTGAAAATATGATTGAGGAAATAGCGTATAAACTGAAAAAAAGTCCAGAAGAAATTCGTAGAATAAATCTGTATCATGAAAATTCAGTTACTCATTATGGACAGGTATTAGAACATTGTACATTGCAAAGATGTTGGGATGAATGTGTAGAAAAAAGTGATTTAGTACAAAGAAGAATTAACATTGAAAACTACAACAA gcaaCATCGTTGGCGTAAGCGAGGAATTTCTATAATTCCAACTAAATTCGGTATTGCATTTACTGAAAAATTATTGAATCAGGCTGGCGCATTGGTTTTAATTTATACGGACGGTTCAGTTCTATTATCTCATGGGGGAACTGAAATGGGGCAAGGTCTTCATACGAAGATGATTCAAGTAGCCTCTCGGGTTCTTGGTATAGATACGTCGAAAATACATATAAGTGAAACATCGACAGATAAAGTACCAAACACTTCAGCGACAGCAGCCAGTGCTGGATCTGATCTAAATGGGATGGCTGTTCTTGAGGCATGCGAAACTTTGGTGAAGCGTCTTCAGCCATACAAGGACAAAAATCCCAACGGGAAATGGGAAGACTGGGTATCGGCAGCTTTTGTAGATCGCGTGAGCCTATCTGCTACAGGATTTCATGCTACACCAGATATTGGATTcgactttaataaaaactcaggGAAACCTTTTAATTACTTTACCTTCGGGGTAGCATGCACAGAAGTCGAAATTGACTGCCTTAGTGGAGACCATCAGGTTTTAAGAAGTGATATTGTTATGGATTTAGGGGAGAGTATTAATCCAGCTATTGACATTGGTCAGATCGAAGGTGCCTTTATACAGGGATATGGGCTATTTACAATGGAAGAGCTAATTTATTCTCCTACAGGAACTTTATACTCTCGTGGCCCAGGAGCGTATAAGATTCCAGGATTCGGTGATATTCCTCTTGAATTTAATGTATCTTTACTGAAAGGTGCGCCCAATCCCAGAGCAGTGTTTTCTTCAAAA GCCGTTGGAGAGCCTCCACTATTCCTTGCGAGCTCGGCTTTCTTCGCGATTAAGGATGCAATTCGGGCAGCGCGAGCTGATGCAGGCGTTTCTCTTGATTTCTGTCTGGAATCCCCTGCAACATCTGCGCGTATACGCATGGCGTGTGAAGATCACATTACtcaaaag ATTCCCGTTCCGCAGCCAGGCAGCTATGTTCCATGGAATGTTGTTCCTTAA